ATGCAGGCAAGTTCACCCGATCCAACACTTGGCACAACCTGTTGCGGGGTGGGTGAGAATTTACACCATGCGTTGACGAAACCTCTTGGCCCGCACCCCGGCTTCGGCTAGATTGTTTGCAGCTTTGTTGATCGGCGGTTTCGGCCCGCCTCTGGCATCAACGAGCGGGAGGCACCCGTAAGCATTTCTTCCATGCTTGCCGAGGTGCCCGCCGTGTGGCCTTTCACGAAACCCGAACCCAAGATCGACACCGCAGCCGCTGCCCCGGCTGAGGCCCGTTCCCTGTCCGATCCTGACGCTTGGCTCTTCGAGTATCCGTCTTGATCAAGCAGTTTTGGGGGTCCAAACGCGGTCTGCTTTGACGAGTGCGTTTGCGGTTTCGATCAGCTTGCGCATGATCGCGACGATGGCGACTTTTGCGGGTTTGCCAGCCGCGCGCAGGGCGTCGTATTTTGCCTTCAGATCCGGGTTGTATCGCATTGCCACAAGCGCCGGCATGTAGAGGGCATCGCGCAAGGGTTTGCGTCCGCCGCAGATGAAGGACCTGCCCTTCCACTGCCCTGAATCGCGATTGTAGGGCACCACGCCCGCAAGGCTGCCCACCTGGCGGCGGTCCAGCGTCCCGATCTCGGGCAGGTAGGTCACGATTGCGGCGCTGGCGACGCTTCCCAGACCGGGAATGGAGGTGACGATCTCGCGGCGCCGCGCGGTGGTTTTGTCGGCCTGGATCAGGGCATCGATTTCCCGGTCAAGCTCGGCAATGTGCTTTTCCACCAAGGCCAGACGCGCTTTCGTCTGGCGCTTCAACACTGTGTTCGTTTGCACATATGCGCGGTTTTTCAAGCGCGTGCGGTCCTTGATCAGGGCCGTGCGCGCAACCTGCAGGTCTTTGAGAACACGTGTTGTTTTCGCAACCGGAGTGTCCGGTTCCAGCTCCAGGGCCACCCCCATGCGGGCCAGGCCTTGCGCATCCAACGCATCGGTCTTGGCCCGTGTGCCACAGGCCTCGGCGAACCGGCGCGCCTGCAGCGGGTTGACCTTTACCAGGGGAAGCCTGTCGCAAAACCGCTCTTCGAAAGCGCGATGATACGGGCCGGTGGGTTCGTACACCACACGGGCGATGGGCGCCTTGCCCAGCCATTCTTCAAACGCCCGAAATCCGCTGGTCGAGGTGTCAAAACGCGTCGCAGCGCCGCGTTCTGCGTCGAAAACATCCAGATGGGATTTCGAAATGTCCACGCCGATGGTATGGTCTGTCATCTTCTCCACGTCCTATGCTTGTCATGCGTGCAGCCACACGCGTATCCGTTCAGGCCCAGGGGGAAGACGGCGGTCGATCAAACTCGAGAACGGTCCTTCAAAAGACCCAGCACCTTACGATCCAACCGCCGCCACTGCACGCCATAAATGGCGTGGCGTGCAGTGGCCTCCAATCCTTCGGAAGCCTGCGGTTTTGATAAGACAAGCTTTTCGGGGCCACCTCTGCCACCTCTGGCGTGACGGTGAGTGCCACCACCGCTTTGCGTGTCCCTGCCGTCTCTGCCGGGGTGAAGGCTATCGCCGAAGCCGTGGCGATCCTCCCCCTTCATGCCTACCGACGCCAAGCCGATGGCAGCCGGGAACGCACCGCAGTTGCTCCCGCCACCCTGCTGAACGGTGACGCCAACCCTTGGACCCGTGGCCCCCAGCTTCGGGAACTTCTGACCTCCGACGCCATCGCCTATGGCAACGGCTTCGCCGTCATCGTGCGGGATGGCGAAGGCGCACCGCGTGAACTTCACCGCGTCCACCCTCAATCTGTTTCTGTGGACGTGGACCCGGTGAGCGGGGAACCCCGTTACCGCATCGGATCGCGCACCCTGAACTTCATGGACGTGCTGCACCTGCGTGCCCCGTGCCCCACCTCCACCGATGCCGTGACGGGCAAATCCCCGCTTCTGGAAGCCAAGGACGCCATCGGGCTGCTGATTACCCTCCAAGGCCACGCCTCCCGCCTCTTCGCCAACGGGGGCCGCCCCTCGGGCATCCTGAGCTTCCCCCAGCGTCTTGGGGCCGAAGTGGCGAAGCGCATCAAGGTAAGCTGGCAGGCCGCGACCTCGGGCGGCAATTCCGGCGGCACTGCCGTGCTGGAAGAAGGCGGAAGCTTCACCCCGCTCAGCTTCAACAGCGTGGACAGCCAGTTCCTCGAAATCTGGGCACTGTCCATCACCGAGGTGGCCCGCGTCCTGCGTGTCCCGCCTGTGCTGCTGATGGATTACAGCCATCAGACTTGGGCCAATGCCGAGACGGGTGGGCAACAGTTCCTGACCTACTCCCTTTCGCCCTGGCTGGCCCGTTGGGAGGCAGAAGTCACCCTGAAACTGATCGCCCCTGAGGATCGCGCCAGCGTCTTTTTAGAGCACCTGACCGATGCCCTGTTGCGGGCTGACTTCGCCACCCGTGCCACCGCTTACGGGCAATATCGCAGCATGGGAGCGATGACCGCCAATGAGGTGCGGGCGGGCTGAACCTGCCCCCGCTGCCCGGCGGGGATGCCCTGCAGAACCCCTACACCACCAGCGCCACCACGACCGAGGGGACCGCCGATGAGTGATCTTCCCGCCTTCCGTTTCTTCTTTGGCGATGCCGAACGCAGCTTCCGCCTCACCCCTGAATTGGTGGGGGAGCTTGAACGCCTGACAAGCACCGGCATCGGCGGCTTCACGCGCCGCTTCTTCCAAGGGGATTTCCGGCTTGCTGATCTTCACGCCGTCATCCGGCTGGGACTGATCGGCGGGGGCGAAGCACCGAAAGAAGCCGATGCCCTTGTTTCCGCATACGCCGTGCCCCGCCCCGTGATGGAAATCTTCCCTCTGGCCTTGGGCATTCTCGAAATCCTGATGTTTGGCACGGTGCAGGACACCGCCGGGGGAGCCGAAATCCCAACCGTTGGGAATTCGGAGGAACCAGCGTGAGCAAGGGACCGGGGAAAATCCAGCGGGCGATTGTCGCGCTCTTTGAAGCAGAACCTCACAGCCGCCTGACAGTGCCTCAGATCGCAGCCCGCGCCTATCCGGGGGAGACCATCGGCAAGAGCGAAACCGAGGCTGTGCGCCGCTCTCTGCAAGGGATCGCCCCGCAAATTGGCCTGACCCGCTGCCGGATTGCCCGGCCTGATGGGCAAGGCTGGCACCACGTTTATGGGAGGGCCGCATAAGTGTTTGAACCGATGAACTTGCCTGCAATCGAAACCCGCAAGGGCCACGGCACCGAAACCGCCGATGCCGAAGTGCGTTTCACCGCTCCCAGCGACACGGGGGAGCTTGAAGGGATCGCGGTGCGCTTCAACGTGGCTGACAGCTACCGCAGCGAGTTTGCCCCGCAGGCTTTCACCTCTGCCCGCACCCCCATCCCGATGCTTTGGAGCCATGACCCGGCGCAAGTCATCGGATCATGGACCAGCATTGAAGCCCGTGCCGATGGGCTGGCCGTCAAGGGAAAGCTCAATCTGGCCGTGGCCAAGGCTCAGGAAGTGCGGGCGCTTCTGCAAGCCGGTGACGTGGCGGGGCTATCGGTGGGCTTCCGCACCCTGAAAGACGAACGCAGCGCCACGGGCACCCGCCGCATCACGCAAGCCGACCTCAAGGAAATTTCCATCGTGGCCTTTCCTTCGGTGCCCGGCTCCCAAGTCACCAGCACCCGCAGCACCGCCAATATCACCGCGCTGACCAAGGCCATTCGGGCCGCAACCACCTCCATCAAAGGGAACTGACATGAAAGACCTGATGACCCCGGCGCTTGAAACCCGCCAAGACCCCGAGAACACCACCGATCCTGTTGCCGAAGCCACCGAAGCCGTGACCGAGCTTCGCACGGCAGTGACGGAACACCAGACCCGGCAGACCACCGAAATGCGTGGCGTGACCGACCGTCTGGCGGCACTGGAAACCCGGATGAACCGCCCCGGCACAGGCACCGAGACCACCACCGAACCGGGGGCTGAACAGCGTGCTTTCGCCGCTTTCGTCCGCACCGGGGTGGAGCGGATGCAGGCGGAAGAAGTCCGCGCCCTGACCGTCTCTACCGACACGGCAGGCGGCTATCTGGCACCGGAACAGTTCCTTGCCGAACTGGACCGCAACCTTGTGGAGTTTTCCCCGATCCGGGCCGCTGCCCGCGTGGCCTCCACCTCTGCCGGTGAAATCCTGCTGCCGAAGCGCACCGCAGGCCCCACCGCCTCTTGGGTGGGTGAAGGCGGCACGGTGGGCGGCACCCAACCGACCTACGGGCAACAGAAGATCACGGTGCATGAGCTGGCCTGTTATGTGGACATCTCCAACCGCCTTCTGGAAGACAGCGCGTTCAACATGGATAGCGAACTTGCCTTCGATTTCGCCGAGGAATTTGGCCGGGCGGAAGGTTCCGCGTTTATCAACGGCACGGGCGATGCGAACAACCAGCCCAAGGGGCTGCTGACCGAAACCGGCATTGATGGCATCACTTCGGCAGGAGCCAGCATCGGCGTTGATGACCTGATTGACCTGTATCATTCGCTTCCGGGTTTCTACGCATCGCGGGCCGTCTGGGCGATGAACCGCAGCACCATCGGGGAGGTGCGGAAGATCAAGACCATCTCGGGGGATTACCTCTGGCGGGATGCTCTTGCAGAAGGCAACCCGCCGACCATCTTGGGCCGCCCTGTCATCGAGTTCCCGGACCTGCCCGACGCCGATGCAACCGAAATCCCGATCATCTTCGGCGATTTCGGCAGCGGCTTCCGCATCTTCGACCGGGTGAACCTTTCGGTGCTGCGCGACCCCTACAGCGTCCAGACCTCGGGGCTTGTCCGCTTCCATGCACGCCGCCGCGTTGGCGGGGGCATGACCAAGGCCGAAGCCTTCAAATTCCTCACTATGGCCGCCTGATCCGGCGTTCTGACCTGAAAGGAAACAGACATGACCATCAACAGCACCGCCGGGGCCAAGGTGTATATCGGCCCTGCATCCGAAGCCACCACCCTGACCGAATTTGAGGCGATCACCACCGCCGATACCTGGGTGGAAATCGGCGAAGTGGAAGACCTCGGGGAATGGGGTGCCGAGGGCACCGAAATCACCTTCAAGAACCTCGGGGACAAATACACCCGCCGCCGGAAAGGCACCATCGACAGCGGCAGCGTTGCGCTTGTCTGTGCCCGCGATCCTCTGGACGTTGGCCAAATCGCCGCACGGGCGGCAGCGGAAGAACAGTATTCTTACGCCTTCCGCGTGGTTCTGGAAGACCAGCCCAGCGATGCAGGCACCCCGACCACCTTCTATTTCGTGGCCGTGGTGCTCAGCGCCAAGAACAGCTTCGGCACCGCCGATGACCTGACCAAGACCACCTTCACCCTCGGAATTGACGGTGCGGTGATCGAAGTTCCGGCAGCCGCGTAAGGGGTGGCCGGGATGCGCGTAGGCGAGGAATTTGCGGTGTTCCTCTCGGGCGAAGTGCTCTCCCTTCGTCCGAGCCTGCGTTGCGCCATGAAGCTGGCGGATCGCCCCGGCGGTTTCCCCCAGCTTATCCGTGACCTGCAAGACGGCAGCCTTACCGCCATCTGTGACCTGATCGCCGATCACGCCTCTATCCCGCTGCTGCCGAACCGAGTGTTTGACAGCGGCATTGATGCCTTCCGTGCCCCGCTGATGGCCTATGTGCTGGCCTGTGCTGGGATCGACATGGAAACGGAAGACACTCCCCACCAGGGCAAGAGCCTGAGCTTTCCCGAGCATCTGGCACAGCTTTATCGCTATGGCACCGGCTGGCTGGGGTGGACCCCGGAAGAAACGCTGGACGCCACCCCAGCCGAAATCATCGAAGCCGTGAAAGGCCGTGCCGAGATGATGCGGGTGATCTTCGGCGGCAAGGAACCGGGGGAAGAACCTGCCCCGCCTGCCGACCTGGGCCAGAAGTTTCGGGCCATGTTTGGCGGCTTCGGCACCACCAAGATTGAAAGGGGCACGGAATGAACGTCTGGGGCAACATCATCCGCGACCTGATGAAGGAACAGCGCGTCTCCCAACGCGCCTTGGCCGAAACCTCTGGCGTCAATCGCACTGCCCTTCGCGCCTTGCTGGCCGGTGGAACCTGCGAAATCGGCAAGGTGCAAAAGATGCTGGCGGTGCTGGGATACAAGCTGGACATCATCCCCATTGAAGACTTCGAGCCGCACAAGCCCAATCCCCGCGTGGCCCGACGGAACCGCGACAAATACCGGGGCATCAAACCCAATCCGGCATGGCTGGGGGAACAGGTGGAGGATGCCTGATGCCCTATGCAGCCCCGAAGATATGCCGTTGCGGGAAGGCGGTGCCCAGCGGCACCCGCTGCCCCTGTCAGGCCAAGCAGGATGCAGAGCGCAAAGCCCGCTTTGACCAGACCCGCCCCAATGCACGGCAGCGGGGCTACTCGACCGCGTGGGACAAGGCACGGGAAGGCTTCCTGAAGTCTCACCCCCGATGCGCCATGTGCGGGCAACCTGCCACTGTGGTGGATCACAAGACCCCTCACCGTGGTGACAAGAAACTCTTCTGGGACAAGACCAATTGGCAGCCCCTATGCACGTCCTGCCATTCGAGCCGCAAACAGTCTCAAGAGCGGGGGAAGCGCCTATGACCTATGGACACTCACCCATGCTTGTGAAGTTCCGTGGCCGGGGGATGACCGTGCCTGAAATCGCCAAGCTCACCGGACTGGCAGAAGCAACGGTTTACCGCCGCATCCGTCTGGGGAAGCCCATTGAAGGACCGTGCCAGTATGGCCCCGAGCCGAAGCGTTACAATTTCCGGGGAGAGATGTTGACCGCTCCCGAAATCGCAGAGCGCACCGGCTATTCTGTCTCGCATGTCCGCAGACAGATCAGCGGCAACACCTACCTTGAAGGTGAAGCAGCACGGGCAAACTTCGATGACAACTTTCATCCCAACTGCGTGCTGCTGACCTATCGGGGGAAGACTGACAGCATATCAGGATGGGCGCGCCGCACAGGCATCCCTCAGTATGTCATCAACGAAAGGCTGTGGCGAAAAGGCTGGACCATCCACCGCATTCTGACCGAGCCGAACAACGCCAAGCCCAAGACCATCAGGAAGAGCATCAACCGCATGGTGCAGGGCTTCCGGGCATCCACTGACAGGCATTCCATCATCCGCATGGTGAAGCTCTTTCAAGCCT
The genomic region above belongs to Rhodovulum sp. P5 and contains:
- a CDS encoding transposase — its product is MTDHTIGVDISKSHLDVFDAERGAATRFDTSTSGFRAFEEWLGKAPIARVVYEPTGPYHRAFEERFCDRLPLVKVNPLQARRFAEACGTRAKTDALDAQGLARMGVALELEPDTPVAKTTRVLKDLQVARTALIKDRTRLKNRAYVQTNTVLKRQTKARLALVEKHIAELDREIDALIQADKTTARRREIVTSIPGLGSVASAAIVTYLPEIGTLDRRQVGSLAGVVPYNRDSGQWKGRSFICGGRKPLRDALYMPALVAMRYNPDLKAKYDALRAAGKPAKVAIVAIMRKLIETANALVKADRVWTPKTA
- a CDS encoding HNH endonuclease signature motif containing protein; protein product: MCGQPATVVDHKTPHRGDKKLFWDKTNWQPLCTSCHSSRKQSQERGKRL
- a CDS encoding phage major capsid protein; translation: MKDLMTPALETRQDPENTTDPVAEATEAVTELRTAVTEHQTRQTTEMRGVTDRLAALETRMNRPGTGTETTTEPGAEQRAFAAFVRTGVERMQAEEVRALTVSTDTAGGYLAPEQFLAELDRNLVEFSPIRAAARVASTSAGEILLPKRTAGPTASWVGEGGTVGGTQPTYGQQKITVHELACYVDISNRLLEDSAFNMDSELAFDFAEEFGRAEGSAFINGTGDANNQPKGLLTETGIDGITSAGASIGVDDLIDLYHSLPGFYASRAVWAMNRSTIGEVRKIKTISGDYLWRDALAEGNPPTILGRPVIEFPDLPDADATEIPIIFGDFGSGFRIFDRVNLSVLRDPYSVQTSGLVRFHARRRVGGGMTKAEAFKFLTMAA
- a CDS encoding phage portal protein — protein: MSATTALRVPAVSAGVKAIAEAVAILPLHAYRRQADGSRERTAVAPATLLNGDANPWTRGPQLRELLTSDAIAYGNGFAVIVRDGEGAPRELHRVHPQSVSVDVDPVSGEPRYRIGSRTLNFMDVLHLRAPCPTSTDAVTGKSPLLEAKDAIGLLITLQGHASRLFANGGRPSGILSFPQRLGAEVAKRIKVSWQAATSGGNSGGTAVLEEGGSFTPLSFNSVDSQFLEIWALSITEVARVLRVPPVLLMDYSHQTWANAETGGQQFLTYSLSPWLARWEAEVTLKLIAPEDRASVFLEHLTDALLRADFATRATAYGQYRSMGAMTANEVRAG
- a CDS encoding helix-turn-helix domain-containing protein, producing MNVWGNIIRDLMKEQRVSQRALAETSGVNRTALRALLAGGTCEIGKVQKMLAVLGYKLDIIPIEDFEPHKPNPRVARRNRDKYRGIKPNPAWLGEQVEDA
- a CDS encoding HK97 family phage prohead protease, which encodes MNLPAIETRKGHGTETADAEVRFTAPSDTGELEGIAVRFNVADSYRSEFAPQAFTSARTPIPMLWSHDPAQVIGSWTSIEARADGLAVKGKLNLAVAKAQEVRALLQAGDVAGLSVGFRTLKDERSATGTRRITQADLKEISIVAFPSVPGSQVTSTRSTANITALTKAIRAATTSIKGN
- a CDS encoding gene transfer agent family protein, coding for MSDLPAFRFFFGDAERSFRLTPELVGELERLTSTGIGGFTRRFFQGDFRLADLHAVIRLGLIGGGEAPKEADALVSAYAVPRPVMEIFPLALGILEILMFGTVQDTAGGAEIPTVGNSEEPA